A single window of Athene noctua chromosome 1, bAthNoc1.hap1.1, whole genome shotgun sequence DNA harbors:
- the ROCK2 gene encoding LOW QUALITY PROTEIN: rho-associated protein kinase 2 (The sequence of the model RefSeq protein was modified relative to this genomic sequence to represent the inferred CDS: deleted 1 base in 1 codon), translated as MSQQPAVKMSAAPLTAEALEPAAGMLEGRQRKLESMIRDPRSPVNVESLLDGLNSLVLDLDYPALRKNKNIDNFLNRYEKIVEKIRALQMKAEDYDVVKVIGRGAFGEVQLVRHKMTQKVYAMKLLSKFEMIKRSDSAFFWEERDIMAFANSPWVVQLFCAFQDDKYLYMVMEYMPGGDLVNLMSNYDVPEKWAKFYTAEVVLALDAIHSMGLIHRDVKPDNMLLDKYGHLKLADFGTCMKMDETGMVRCDTAVGTPDYISPEVLKSQGGDGYYGRECDWWSVGVFLFEMLVGDTPFYADSLVGTYSKIMDHKNSLHFPDDVEISKHAKNLICAFLTDRDVRLGRNGVEEIKHHPFFKSDQWNWDNIRETAAPVVPELSSDIDSSNFDDIEDDKGDVETFPIPKAFVGNQLPFIGFTYYRDNLLLSDSSQSCRENESVQSSKNEDSKEKRLSQKSCCSGRSVTEKEYSKGPFQKKLSKLEEQLSNELQAKDELEQKYRSTNTRLEKIVKELDEEITSRKNVESAVRQLEREKALLQHKNTEYQRKAEHEADKKRNLENEVNSLKDQLEDLKKRNQNSQISNEKINQLQRQLDEANSLLRSESDTAARLRKNQTESTKQIQQLEANNRELQDKNCLLENAKLKLEKDFLNLQSALESERRDRSHGSEIISDLQGRISSLEEEVKNGKSALAKLEIEKRQLQEKLTDLEKEKSNMEIDMTYKFKVMQQNLEQEEAEHKATKARLADKNKIYESIEEAKSEAMKEMEKKLLEERALKQKVENRLLEAEKQRSMLDCDLKQSQQKINELLRQKDILNEDVKNLTLKIEQETQKRCLTQNDLKMQTQQVNTLKMSEKQLKQENNHLQEIKLSLEKQNNELRKERQDADGQMKELQDQLEAEQYFSTLYKTQVRELKEECEEKTKLCKEMPQKIQELQDERDSLAAQLEITLTKADSEQLARSIAEEQYSDLEKEKIMKELEIKEMMARHKQELTEKDATIASLEEANRTLTSDVANLANEKEELNNKLKEVQEQITKLKEEEANVGNIKAQFEKQLLNERTLKTQAVNKLAEIMNRKGPVKRGADTDVRRKEKENRKLHMELKSEREKLTQMMIKYQKEINEMQAQIAEESQIRIELQMTLDSKDSDIEQLRSQLQSLHIGLDSSSIGSGPGDAEADDGFPESRLEGWLSLPVRNNTKKFGWVKKYVIVSSKKILFYDSEQDKEQSNPYMVLDIDKLFHVRPVTQTDVYRADSKEIPRIFQILYANEGESKKEQEFLVEPMGEKSNYICHKGHEFIPTLYHFPTNCEACMKPLWHMFKPPPALECRRCHIKCHKDHMDKKEEIIAPCKVYYDISTAKNLLLLANSTEEQQKWVSRLVKKIPKKPPAPDPFARSSPRTSMKVQPNQSIRRPSRQLPPNKPRLLDLAFKDWDWSFDDVDDIDGDDDDDVFDF; from the exons GTTCGCCATAAAATGACACAGAAGGTTTATGCAATGAAGCTACTTAGTAAATTTGAAATGATCAAGAGATCAGATTCGGCCTTTTTCTGGGAAGAAAGAGATATTATGGCCTTTGCCAACAGTCCATGGGTGGTTCAG CTATTTTGTGCCTTTCAAGATGACAAATACTTGTACATGGTAATGGAATACATGCCAGGTGGAGATCTTGTAAACCTTATGAGCAATTATGATGTGCCTGAGAAATGGGCCAAGTTCTATACAGCTGAAGTTGTTCTTGCTCTTGATGCAATTCACTCCATGGGCTTGATACACAGAGATGTGAAGCCTGACAATATGCTTCTAGATAAATATGGGCATCTGAAGCTGGCAGATTTTGGCACTTGCATGAAAATGGATGAA ACAGGTATGGTGCGCTGCGATACAGCTGTGGGAACCCCTGACTACATATCGCCTGAAGTTTTGAAATCACAAGGGGGTGATGGTTATTATGGACGGGAATGTGACTGGTGGTCTGTAGGAGTTTTCCTTTTTGAGATGCTAGTCG gcgATACTCCTTTTTATGCAGACTCACTAGTAGGAACATACAGTAAAATTATGGATCATAAGAACTCATTACATTTCCCAGATGATGTGGAAATCTCTAAGCATGCAAAGAACCTTATCTGTGCCTTTTTAACTGATAG GGATGTGCGACTTGGGAGAAATGGGGTAGAAGAAATAAAGCATCACCCTTTTTTCAAGAGTGATCAGTGGAACTGGGACAACATTCGAGAGA CTGCTGCTCCTGTTGTTCCTGAGCTTAGCAGTGATATAGACAGCAGTAATTTTGATGACATTGAGGACGACAAGGGAGACGTGGAAACCTTTCCAATCCCCAAAGCCTTTGTGGGAAACCAGCTGCCTTTTATAGGATTTACCTACTATAGAGACAATTT GTTGCTAAGTGATTCCTCTCAGTCTTGCAGAGAAAATGAGTCTGTGCAATCTAGTAAAAATGAG GACAGCAAGGAG AAAAGACTATCCCAAAAATCCTGCTGCAGTGGAAGATCTGTC ACAGAGAAAGAGTACAGCAAAGGGCCA TTTCAGAAAAAACTAAGCAAGCTGGAAGAACAGCTCAGTAATGAATTACAAGCCAAAGATGAACTAGAACAGAAGTACAG gtCTACTAATACTCGTTTAGAGAAGATAGTGAAAGAACTAGATGAAGAG ATAACTTCAAGGAAGAATGTAGAGTCTGCAGTCAGACAGTTAGAAAGAGAGAAGGCTCTTCTTCAGCATAAGAATACAGAATACCAGAGAAAAGCAGAACATGAAGCAGATAAGAAACGCAATTTGGAAAATGAGG TTAACAGTCTGAAAGACCAGCTTGAAGATTTAAAAAAGAGGAATCAGAACTCTCAAATATCCAATGAGAAAATCAATCAACTACAAAGACAG TTGGATGAAGCCAATTCTTTGCTGCGGTCAGAGTCTGATACTGCAGCCAGGTTAAGGAAGAACCAGACAGAAAGCACGAAGCAAATTCAGCAGCTGGAAGCTAATAATAGAGAGCTACAAGATAAGAACTGCCTGCTAGAGAATGCAAAACTCAAACTGGAGAAGGACTTTCTTAATCTTCAGTCCGCTCTAGAATCAGAAAGGAGAGATCGAAGTCATGGATCTGAGATTATCAGTGATTTACAAG GTCGAATATCTAGCCTCGAAGAAGAAGTAAAAAATGGAAAGAGTGCATTAGCCAAACTGGAAATCGAGAAGAGACAACTGCAGGAAAAACTTACCGATTTAGAAAAG gAAAAGAGCAACATGGAAATAGATATGACATATAAATTCAAAGTTATGCAGCAAAATCTTGAACAAGAAGAAGCTGAACATAAAGCCACAAAAGCACGATTAGCAGACAAAAATAAGATCTATGAATCTATAGAGGAAGCAAAATCTGAAGCCATGAAAG aaatggagaagaaacTTTTGGAAGAGAGGGCTTTGAAGCAAAAAGTAGAAAATCGGTTGTTAGAAGCTGAAAAGCAGCGCTCCATGTTGGACTGTGATCTCAAACAATCACAACAGAAAATCAATGAGCTCCTTAGGCAAAAGGATATACTAAATGAAGAT gtaaaaaaCCTGACATTAAAAATAGAGCAAGAAACACAAAAGCGCTGTCTCACTCAAAATGACCTCAAGATGCAAACACAGCAGGTCAACACCTTGAAAATGTCAGAGAAGCAGTTAAAGCAGGAGAATAACCATCTTCAGGAAATCAAATTAagtctggaaaaacaaaacaacgaGCTCCGCAA GGAACGTCAAGATGCAGATGGACAAATGAAAGAGCTTCAAGACCAACTTGAAGCTGAACAGTATTTCTCG ACTCTGTATAAGACACAAGTTCGAGAACTTAAAGAAGAATGTGAGGAAAAGACCAAACTTTGTAAAGAAATGCCGCAAAAGATACAAGAGTTACAGGATGAGAG AGATTCCTTGGCTGCTCAGCTAGAGATTACTTTGACAAAAGCAGATTCAGAACAACTTGCACGTTCCATTGCTGAAGAACAGTACTCTGatttggaaaaagagaagattATGAAAGAGCTGGAGATTAAAGAGATGATGGCTAGGCATAAACAGGAACTTACTGAGAAAGATGCCACCATAGCCTCT TTGGAGGAAGCAAATAGGACACTAACTAGTGATGTAGCTAATCTTGCTAATGAGAAAGAAGAACTAAACAATAAACTGAAGGAAGTACAAGAGC AAATTACAAAACTAAAAGAAGAAGAAGCAAATGTAGGAAATATTAAAGCACAATTTGAGAAACAGTTGTTGAATGAAAGAACATTGAAAACCCAG GCTGTGAATAAATTGGCTGAGATCATGAATCGAAAGGGTCCAGTCAAACGTGGAGCTGACACTGACGTGCGgcggaaggaaaaagaaaataggaaactGCATATGGAACTGAAGTCTGAACGAGAAAAATTAACCCAAATGATGATCAAATATCAGAAGGAAATCAATGAAATGCAAGCA CAAATAGCAGAAGAGAGTCAGATACGGATTGAACTCCAGATGACTCTGGACAGCAAAGACAGTGACATTGAACAGCTTCGTTCACAGCTGCAGTCATTGCACATCGGTCTGGACAGCAGCAGCATAGGCAGTGGACCTGGAGATGCTGAGGCAGATGATGGATTCCCTG AATCAAGATTGGAAGGCTGGCTATCACTGCCTGTTAGAAATAACACAAAAAAATTTGGATGGGTTAAAAAG TATGTAATTGTAAGCAGTAAGAAGATCCTGTTCTAtgacagtgagcaagataaagaACAATCTAATCCCTATATGGTATTAGATATAGA CAAACTCTTCCATGTCCGCCCAGTCACTCAGACTGATGTGTACAGAGCAGATTCCAAGGAAATTCCTAGGATATTCCAG ATTCTATATGCTAATGAAGGAGAGAGCAAAAAGGAACAGGAATTTCTTGTGGAGCCCATGGGAGAGAAATCAAATTACATTTGTCACAAAGGACATGAGTTTATACCTACTCTTTATCACTTTCCAACCAATTGTGAAGCTTGTATGAAGCCACTGTGGCATATGTTTAAACCTCCTCCTGCTCTAGAATGTCGCCGTTGCCATATCAAATGTCACAAAGATCACATGGATAAAAAAGAAGAGATTATAGCACCTTGCAAAG TCTACTACGATATTTCAACGGCAAAGAATCTACTACTGTTAGCTAATTCTACAGAAGAACAGCAAAAATGGGTGAGCCGACTGGTGAAAAAAATACCCAAGAAGCCTCCAGCACCAGACCCCTTTGCTCGATCTTCTCCCAGAACTTCCATGAAGGTACAGCCAAACCAGTCCATCAGACGACCAAGTCGACAGCTTCCTCCAAACAAACCAAG ATTACTTGATCTGGCATTTAAGGACTGGGATTGGTCATTTGATGATGTTGATGATattgatggtgatgatgatgacgatGTTTTTGATTTCTGA